The genomic DNA TCGCAGGCCGCGTGGAAGGCCTCCGCGGCGGGCTTGGAGACGCCGAGCTCGGCCGCGCACAGGACGGCTTCGAAGCGGTGGTGCACGCCGAGGACCCGGAGCTTGCGGTCCTGGACGTGGAGGCTCGAGTTGGACAGGACCGCGTGCCGGTGACTGGCGGCGAGGGCGTCCAGGACGGGCAGTACGTCCGGGAAGAGGGCCCAGGCGGCCTCGTAGTACGCGACGTAGCGCTGGAACCAGTCGTCGGCCTCGGTGTCGGTCAGCGGCTGCCCGAGGAACACCCGGACGCGTTCGCGGCGCTGGCCCTCCCAGTCGGTCTCTCCCGCCGAGAACCTCAGCCACTGCTGGTCGGTGACCTCCCGCCAGCGTGCCAGGGCCTGCTCGACGGACTCGTATCCGTCGAGCAGGCCCTCGGCCGCCAGATGTTCGCGCATCCCGGCTCGGTCCGCGGCGCCGTAGTCGAAGATCGTGTCGTCGATGTCCCAGACCACGGCGCTGATGTCCATGAGCCGACGGTAACCCGGGGGTGGGCGCCGCGTCGGCCGGTTGACGGCAGTCGTGCCGGTCAGGGTCAGGCCGGGGCCCTGGGCGTCGTCCTGGTCGGCGGTGCGCAGCACGGTCGCCGTCCGCGTGGTCGCCGTACCCGTGGGGAAGTCGGTGAGCAGTGGTTCGTGCGTGCCGCGGTTCTCGCGGATCAGACAGCCGTCGGCGAGGCGGTCCCGGCCGGCCGGGACCGTGAGGGGACGGTTCGTGGCGCGGTCGTGGACGCCGGCGGGTCCAAAGGCGCCGCAGGACCGGTACAGCCAGGTGTTGACGGCCTGGGTGGCGCTGGGCGTGCGGGGCGCGCCGGTGGCGACGCGGGCCCGGCCGGCACGGCGCACGACAGCGCCGCGGCCCCGCTGAGGCAAGCCTTCGTGAACGGGTCACCGCTCCAGGAGCGGCAGTTCGCTGGAGGGGGGAACTCCGGATGACGGCTCGGAGCATACGAAGGGGGCGGCGTCCGGACCGGACGCCGCCCCCTTCGTGCCTGCGCTGTGCGGCTACGCCGTCAGCTTCGCCAGTGCCGCGTCGACGCGGGCCAGCGTCTTCTCCTTGCCCAGGATCTCCAGGGACTCGAAGAGCGGCAGGCCGACCGTGCGGCCGGTGACGGCGACGCGGACCGGGGCCTGCGCCTTGCCGAGCTTGAGGCCGTGCTCCTCGCCCGCCGCCAGGACGGCTTCCTTCAGGGACTCCGGAGACGTCCAGTCGGCCGCCTCCAGCTTCTCCCGGGCCGTGCGCAGCAGTGCGTCCGAGCCCTCCTTCATGGCCTTCGTCCAGGACGCCTCGTCGAAGACCGGCTCCGGCAGGAACAGGAAGTCGACGTTGTCGGTGATCTCGGAGAGGACCTTGAGGCGGGACTGCGCGTACGGCGCGATGACCTGCCACTTCGCCTCGTCGAAGTCCTCGGGCGCCCAGTTGGCGAACGGGGCCTTCAGCCACGGCCGGCAGCGCTCGGTGAAGTCCTTCACATCGAGCAGCCGGATGTGGTCGGCGTTGATCGCCTCGCACTTCTTCAGGTCGAAGCGGGCCGGGTTGGGGTTCACGTCCTTGACGTCGAAGGCGGCGACCATCTCGTCGATCGTGAAGATGTCGCGGTCCGCCGAGAGCGACCAGCCAAGGAGAGAGAGGTAGTTGAGCAGGCCCTCCGGGAGGAAGCCGCGCTCCCGGTAGAGGTTCAGCGAGGCCTGCGGGTCACGCTTGGAGAGCTTCTTGTTGCCCTCGCCCATGACGTACGGCAGGTGGCCGAACTCCGGCACGGACTTCGCGATGCCCAGCTCGATCAGCGCCCGGTAGAGGGCGACCTGGCGGGGAGTGGAGGAGAGCAGGTCCTCGCCGCGCAGGACGTGGGTGATCTCCATCAGCGCGTCGTCGACCGGGTTGACCAGCGTGTACAGGGGCGCGCCGTTGGCTCGTACGATCCCGTAGTCCGGGACGTTCTCCGGGAGGTACGTGATGTCGCCGCGGACCAGGTCCGTGAAGGTGATCGGCTCGTCGGGCATCCGGAACCGGACGATGGGCGTGCGGCCCTCGGCCTCGTAGGCGGCCTTCTGCTCGGCCGACAGCTCCCGGCAGTGTCCGTCGTAGCCGGACGGCTTGCCGGCGGCGCGGGCGGCGTCGCGGCGGGTGTCCAGCTCCTCCGTCGAGCAGTAGCAGTGGTACGCGTAGCCGCCGTCGAGGAGCTTCTGGGCGACGTCCTTGTAGAGGTCCATCCGCTGCGACTGGCGGTACGGCGCGTGCGGGCCGCCGACGCCGGGGCCCTCGTCCCAGTCGAAGCCCAGCCAGCGCAGCGAGTCCAGAAGCTGCTCGTACGACTCCTCGGAGTCACGGGCCGCGTCGGTGTCCTCGATGCGGAAGACGAAGGTGCCGCCGGTGTGGCGGGCGAACGCCCAGTTGAACAGGGCCGTACGGACCAGGCCCACGTGGGGGTTGCCGGTCGGGGAGGGACAGAAACGTACGCGTGGGGGCACCCCCTCTC from Streptomyces avermitilis MA-4680 = NBRC 14893 includes the following:
- a CDS encoding HAD family hydrolase; the encoded protein is MDISAVVWDIDDTIFDYGAADRAGMREHLAAEGLLDGYESVEQALARWREVTDQQWLRFSAGETDWEGQRRERVRVFLGQPLTDTEADDWFQRYVAYYEAAWALFPDVLPVLDALAASHRHAVLSNSSLHVQDRKLRVLGVHHRFEAVLCAAELGVSKPAAEAFHAACDALGLPPHQVAYVGDHPEIDGRGAAEAGLLSVWIDRDGAHTATAVASTGPHRIASLAELPAVLGADTRFGVPSTFG
- the gltX gene encoding glutamate--tRNA ligase, which codes for MANANSPKSSTPLGEGVPPRVRFCPSPTGNPHVGLVRTALFNWAFARHTGGTFVFRIEDTDAARDSEESYEQLLDSLRWLGFDWDEGPGVGGPHAPYRQSQRMDLYKDVAQKLLDGGYAYHCYCSTEELDTRRDAARAAGKPSGYDGHCRELSAEQKAAYEAEGRTPIVRFRMPDEPITFTDLVRGDITYLPENVPDYGIVRANGAPLYTLVNPVDDALMEITHVLRGEDLLSSTPRQVALYRALIELGIAKSVPEFGHLPYVMGEGNKKLSKRDPQASLNLYRERGFLPEGLLNYLSLLGWSLSADRDIFTIDEMVAAFDVKDVNPNPARFDLKKCEAINADHIRLLDVKDFTERCRPWLKAPFANWAPEDFDEAKWQVIAPYAQSRLKVLSEITDNVDFLFLPEPVFDEASWTKAMKEGSDALLRTAREKLEAADWTSPESLKEAVLAAGEEHGLKLGKAQAPVRVAVTGRTVGLPLFESLEILGKEKTLARVDAALAKLTA